A region from the Campylobacter subantarcticus LMG 24377 genome encodes:
- a CDS encoding PoNe immunity protein domain-containing protein, translating into MVRNTKKDEAYFTERILEWEEEVKRDEKIFLELPFGDRQTCIFCIEDGKKCIALDKYSRGDDINIVKKDLEAYILEKEKNRLETGFRCGSYGANAIELCVRVLLDMDTTCLLKLIEEDERKRRDILNRDWFLHFIGSKGKNLNLERKCVCKEHELIKDFIATQDIEFLHKYMKKHTRLRDPLDTWDLEGATIVKLMNLDKEEFKQYKYFPYDLI; encoded by the coding sequence ATGGTAAGAAATACTAAGAAAGATGAAGCGTATTTTACTGAACGTATACTAGAATGGGAAGAAGAAGTTAAAAGAGATGAAAAAATATTTTTAGAACTTCCTTTTGGAGATAGACAAACTTGTATTTTTTGTATAGAAGATGGAAAAAAATGTATTGCTTTAGATAAATACTCTCGCGGTGATGATATAAACATAGTTAAAAAAGATTTAGAAGCATACATACTAGAAAAAGAAAAAAATCGTTTAGAAACAGGATTTCGGTGTGGTAGTTATGGTGCAAATGCTATTGAGCTTTGCGTTAGAGTATTATTAGATATGGATACTACTTGTTTGTTAAAATTAATAGAAGAAGATGAGAGAAAAAGAAGGGACATACTCAATAGAGATTGGTTTTTACATTTTATAGGATCTAAGGGTAAGAATTTAAATTTAGAACGCAAATGTGTTTGCAAAGAACATGAACTGATTAAAGATTTTATAGCCACACAAGATATTGAGTTTTTACATAAATATATGAAAAAACATACAAGGTTAAGGGATCCTTTAGATACCTGGGATCTTGAAGGTGCTACAATTGTAAAACTAATGAATTTGGATAAAGAAGAATTTAAACAGTATAAATACTTTCCTTATGATTTAATATAA
- a CDS encoding putative toxin produces the protein MSRVIKINFTDVNFHIKEFQKVYILENCKLYFYSPFHLQTQNGKEIIRIEQNKNKFSFMVKKENELKNKIEEEAIGIDKTSEQNQIKAREEAKDETIKDKEVLFSNDKKGNDAINAYFDKKNINTLNDAYKERKDKPLSRNTESFKDYDIFYDVYTSKDNDIKSLNEQLGYDGFEVKDGIATVKADFFNKCFEEKKYILIPRLVSLDKNETLHFDPVPLEDKGFVVTDFRKGKKDEKNIDLSFQRSIAKIKNPNLTLQSPKEFLQALNDNRDFTEDDKKEQAQAIQEACAKKADEMTKILLKDDESLKDIITDKQELKKKISDLQDNKNKSPKELSLLGRLEFLQRNQEKAEKHKDMIDQLQNPQQASNGKQDSVKNADPLDMMATNSTTPNQEEQKNKTINSKDIGDAGEYAASMLFTKRSTRYLSNRRKLDANFNTKGFNHTIPDFLVTLNDYPTLVEVKNVKDQALTEQISFELKLAREYELDYLFLCNHYTKLIDNITNLEIFNKGDEDHKGSRSGFIYHRHAHRSIKTIFKEMYLHHIKGATPNKIMIKRLNLNDPANIEEELNKNKQIQKN, from the coding sequence ATGAGTAGAGTGATAAAAATTAACTTTACCGATGTCAATTTTCATATCAAAGAATTTCAAAAGGTTTATATACTAGAAAATTGCAAATTGTATTTTTACAGTCCTTTTCATTTGCAAACACAAAATGGAAAAGAAATAATAAGGATAGAACAAAATAAAAATAAATTTTCTTTTATGGTTAAAAAAGAAAATGAATTAAAAAACAAAATAGAGGAAGAAGCTATAGGTATTGATAAAACTTCAGAGCAAAACCAAATAAAAGCAAGAGAAGAAGCAAAAGATGAAACAATAAAGGATAAAGAAGTATTATTTAGCAATGATAAAAAGGGAAATGATGCAATCAATGCTTATTTTGATAAGAAGAATATTAATACGCTAAATGATGCCTATAAAGAAAGAAAAGATAAACCTTTATCAAGAAATACTGAAAGTTTTAAAGACTATGATATCTTTTATGATGTTTATACAAGTAAAGATAATGATATTAAAAGCTTAAATGAACAGCTAGGATATGATGGCTTTGAAGTAAAAGATGGTATAGCTACAGTTAAAGCAGATTTTTTTAATAAATGCTTTGAAGAAAAAAAATATATTTTAATACCAAGATTAGTATCTTTAGATAAAAATGAAACATTACACTTTGATCCTGTGCCTTTAGAAGATAAGGGCTTTGTAGTGACTGATTTTAGAAAAGGGAAAAAAGATGAAAAAAATATAGATTTAAGCTTTCAAAGAAGTATAGCTAAAATAAAAAATCCTAACTTAACTTTGCAAAGCCCTAAAGAATTCCTACAAGCCTTAAATGACAATAGAGATTTTACAGAAGATGATAAAAAAGAGCAAGCACAAGCTATCCAAGAAGCTTGCGCAAAAAAAGCAGATGAAATGACTAAAATCTTGCTTAAAGATGATGAAAGTTTAAAAGATATTATTACAGATAAGCAAGAATTAAAGAAGAAAATAAGTGACTTACAAGATAATAAAAACAAATCACCAAAAGAACTAAGCCTACTAGGTAGGCTTGAATTTTTACAAAGAAATCAAGAAAAAGCTGAAAAACATAAAGACATGATTGATCAACTTCAAAACCCTCAACAAGCTAGTAATGGTAAGCAAGATAGTGTTAAAAATGCAGATCCTTTAGATATGATGGCAACAAACAGCACCACTCCAAACCAAGAAGAACAAAAAAATAAAACCATCAATTCAAAAGATATAGGAGATGCAGGAGAATATGCTGCTTCTATGCTTTTTACTAAAAGATCAACTAGGTATTTATCTAATAGAAGAAAACTAGATGCTAATTTTAATACTAAAGGTTTTAATCACACCATACCTGATTTTTTAGTAACGCTAAATGATTACCCTACTTTAGTAGAGGTTAAAAATGTCAAAGATCAAGCTTTAACAGAACAAATAAGCTTTGAATTAAAACTTGCTAGAGAATATGAGCTTGATTATTTATTTTTATGCAATCATTACACAAAATTAATAGATAATATAACTAATCTAGAGATATTTAATAAAGGCGATGAAGATCACAAAGGATCAAGAAGTGGTTTTATCTACCACAGACATGCTCACAGAAGCATAAAGACAATATTTAAAGAAATGTATCTACACCATATCAAAGGAGCAACACCTAATAAAATCATGATAAAAAGATTAAATTTAAATGATCCTGCTAATATAGAAGAAGAATTAAACAAAAACAAACAAATACAAAAAAACTAA
- a CDS encoding immunity 70 family protein, giving the protein MVGFNINGLWFEIGSGDFLYAFFSNVAYHLEKGNWGSRFPILMNEIYQGELNFSQASLALNELENIQKEFKNFTPKQIIWDIENLSLMPPWGDNISSDITDLSNYFITSDGNDFIELLKKVLQLADNKKANLTIKSF; this is encoded by the coding sequence ATGGTGGGTTTTAATATAAATGGACTTTGGTTTGAAATAGGTAGCGGTGATTTTTTATATGCATTTTTTAGCAATGTAGCTTATCATCTTGAAAAAGGGAATTGGGGAAGTAGATTCCCTATCTTAATGAATGAAATATATCAAGGTGAATTAAATTTTTCTCAAGCCTCTTTAGCACTAAATGAACTAGAGAATATACAAAAAGAATTTAAAAATTTTACTCCGAAACAAATAATTTGGGATATTGAAAATTTATCTCTTATGCCACCTTGGGGCGATAATATTAGTAGCGATATTACAGATCTATCGAATTATTTTATAACAAGCGATGGTAATGATTTTATAGAACTCCTTAAAAAGGTTTTACAATTAGCTGACAATAAAAAAGCAAATCTTACAATTAAAAGTTTTTAA
- a CDS encoding AHH domain-containing protein, producing the protein MAKKRKITLARIEDINISPDTSCMHPILEDNTLLCIHGGKVKLKAKNAKRIKSDNTPIMLHNEIQGASISGCVNPPIAGGPCTKVALVLAYTYSNHKVNHKHSVLQMGLIGVSNKGYPILAIPKKNKIKFALTKIQANPLAKIKWDKIKWEGMESHNKQQPIQTHHIATDKNKRFTKEFRKITKKYNLELDGDWNKVKMPHRGRHPNEYHEYILEKMSKIDKIARGDKDKFLKEFEKLKEEIKNNPVLLHKEYYKERN; encoded by the coding sequence ATGGCTAAAAAAAGAAAAATCACTCTTGCTAGAATAGAAGATATTAATATAAGTCCTGATACTTCTTGTATGCATCCTATATTAGAAGATAATACTTTATTATGCATACATGGAGGTAAGGTTAAGTTAAAAGCAAAGAATGCTAAAAGGATAAAATCAGATAATACTCCCATTATGCTTCATAATGAAATACAAGGAGCTAGTATAAGTGGATGTGTAAATCCACCTATAGCAGGAGGACCTTGCACTAAAGTAGCTTTAGTATTGGCTTATACTTATTCCAATCATAAAGTAAATCATAAACATTCTGTTTTACAAATGGGTTTAATAGGAGTAAGTAATAAAGGTTATCCTATACTAGCTATACCTAAGAAAAATAAGATTAAATTTGCTCTAACTAAAATACAAGCTAATCCTCTTGCTAAGATTAAATGGGACAAGATAAAATGGGAAGGGATGGAAAGCCACAACAAACAACAACCAATTCAAACCCATCACATTGCTACCGATAAAAATAAAAGATTTACTAAAGAATTTCGAAAAATAACAAAAAAATATAACTTGGAATTGGATGGAGATTGGAACAAAGTTAAAATGCCACATCGTGGAAGACATCCTAATGAATATCACGAATATATTCTTGAAAAAATGAGTAAAATTGATAAAATAGCTAGAGGAGATAAGGATAAATTCTTAAAAGAATTTGAAAAACTAAAAGAAGAAATCAAAAATAATCCTGTTTTACTTCATAAAGAATACTATAAGGAGAGAAATTAA
- a CDS encoding DUF285 domain-containing protein: MQDLDSQLLKAINDLRKSNISEWEAKKAVILELFDKGASIPQYTLDNLETYLSDLEQEYWDDRAVYAGRSIKNSDEYELFNILSRLNAAKSKKKSLDGLFKIAKSKGVTHTPKNKAELVKLVKDKNIYLGDIDISNITNFKNLFKKSKRRDFSGIEIWDVSNVTDMSSMFEGCENFNGDLSKWNISNVTKYI, translated from the coding sequence ATGCAAGATTTAGATTCACAACTTTTAAAAGCAATAAACGATTTAAGAAAATCCAATATATCAGAATGGGAAGCTAAAAAAGCAGTCATTTTAGAGCTTTTTGATAAGGGTGCAAGCATCCCACAATATACACTAGACAATCTAGAAACTTATCTTAGTGATTTAGAGCAAGAGTATTGGGATGATAGGGCAGTATATGCAGGCAGAAGCATAAAAAATAGCGATGAATATGAGCTATTTAATATACTTTCAAGATTAAATGCAGCAAAAAGCAAGAAAAAATCACTTGATGGACTTTTTAAGATCGCAAAAAGCAAGGGTGTTACACATACTCCAAAAAACAAAGCCGAGCTTGTAAAATTAGTCAAAGATAAAAATATTTATTTGGGTGATATTGATATTAGCAATATTACAAATTTTAAAAACCTATTTAAAAAAAGCAAACGAAGAGATTTTAGTGGAATTGAAATTTGGGATGTAAGTAATGTTACAGATATGAGCTCTATGTTTGAAGGTTGTGAAAACTTTAATGGAGATCTAAGCAAATGGAATATTTCAAATGTTACTAAATACATATGA
- a CDS encoding putative toxin: protein MLLLCFFTKRSTRYLSNRRKLDANFNTKGFNHTIPDFLVTLNDYPTLVEVKNVKDQALTEQISFELKLAREYELDYLFLCNHYTKLIDNITNLEIFNKGDEDHKGSRSGFIYHRHAHRSIKTIFKEMYLHHIKGATPNKIMIKRLNLNDPANIEEELNKNKQIQKN from the coding sequence ATGCTGCTTCTATGCTTTTTTACTAAAAGATCAACTAGGTATTTATCTAATAGAAGAAAACTAGATGCTAATTTTAATACTAAAGGTTTTAATCACACCATACCTGATTTTTTAGTAACGCTAAATGATTACCCTACTTTAGTAGAGGTTAAAAATGTCAAAGATCAAGCTTTAACAGAACAAATAAGCTTTGAATTAAAACTTGCTAGAGAATATGAGCTTGATTATTTATTTTTATGCAATCATTACACAAAATTAATAGATAATATAACTAATCTAGAGATATTTAATAAAGGCGATGAAGATCACAAAGGATCAAGAAGTGGTTTTATCTACCACAGACATGCTCACAGAAGCATAAAGACAATATTTAAAGAAATGTATCTACACCATATCAAAGGAGCAACACCTAATAAAATCATGATAAAAAGATTAAATTTAAATGATCCTGCTAATATAGAAGAAGAATTAAACAAAAACAAACAAATACAAAAAAACTAA
- a CDS encoding imm11 family protein, giving the protein MKYYKMMYNGQHNDVDNWINCIKSDIKNNDKYALLESKPITNWQTPSFEIDKDDGNILTDLIHNDCGWRIVSPKFVNLMQDLIKDCVQYLDVEIKSQEINYYDCKIMHVTKSLEVLDYEHSIYTYMGDNDEYLSITKAVLKKSKLDGSHIFRIKDDEVPVFVSSEFRKIVRENNLLGFSFSEVMVYEN; this is encoded by the coding sequence ATGAAATATTATAAAATGATGTATAATGGACAACATAATGATGTTGATAATTGGATAAACTGTATTAAGTCAGATATAAAAAACAATGACAAATATGCACTTTTAGAATCCAAACCTATCACAAATTGGCAAACACCTAGTTTTGAAATCGACAAAGATGATGGTAACATACTGACTGATCTTATACACAATGACTGTGGTTGGCGTATAGTCTCTCCAAAATTTGTAAATTTAATGCAAGATTTAATTAAAGATTGTGTGCAATATTTAGATGTAGAAATTAAAAGTCAGGAAATAAATTATTATGATTGTAAAATTATGCATGTAACAAAATCACTTGAAGTTTTAGATTATGAACATTCTATATATACTTATATGGGCGATAATGATGAATATCTAAGTATTACTAAAGCTGTTTTAAAAAAATCAAAACTTGATGGAAGTCATATATTTAGAATTAAAGATGATGAAGTACCTGTTTTTGTATCAAGTGAATTTAGAAAAATAGTGAGAGAAAACAATTTATTAGGTTTTAGTTTTAGTGAAGTTATGGTATATGAAAATTAA
- a CDS encoding ankyrin repeat domain-containing protein, translating into MKTLEDIKAMSYKQKDELEDLVLEAIDDNDLVKVKDILKDYPVKISCYELNIKDEDGDFPLFDPYYLIVRAAFACEENNNDFSILDYLFDEYGLSLKDPKYNLRFVDMKYIKEANEKYILMKKVEDDPCIYENALIYAYILNAKNPNSQIIQYLVNRGAKFEVHDEGYSGRTPMHFWVMQNNYELLELAIKGGANVDMQTRLIQESEYNETLLFEAVKEPETYKVTKLLIELGANVNFVTPRTPLDDARGSRNKKLLKDAGAMTSAQLDKKYNIYWDSKECEKDKSYMEKYCKLLNDAIKKAKENE; encoded by the coding sequence ATGAAAACATTAGAAGATATCAAAGCTATGAGTTACAAACAAAAAGATGAATTAGAAGATCTAGTTCTTGAAGCTATAGATGATAATGACTTAGTTAAAGTAAAAGATATTTTAAAAGATTATCCTGTAAAAATATCTTGTTATGAGCTTAATATCAAAGATGAGGATGGAGACTTCCCTTTATTTGATCCTTATTATTTGATAGTAAGAGCTGCATTTGCTTGCGAAGAAAATAATAATGATTTTTCTATTTTAGATTATTTATTTGATGAGTATGGTTTAAGTTTAAAAGATCCTAAATACAATCTTCGCTTTGTAGATATGAAATATATCAAAGAAGCTAATGAAAAATACATCTTAATGAAAAAAGTAGAAGATGATCCTTGTATCTATGAAAATGCTCTAATCTACGCATATATACTCAATGCTAAAAACCCAAATTCTCAAATCATACAATATCTAGTCAATCGTGGAGCTAAATTTGAAGTGCATGATGAAGGATATTCTGGTAGGACTCCTATGCATTTTTGGGTTATGCAGAATAATTATGAATTATTAGAACTAGCTATTAAAGGAGGAGCTAATGTGGATATGCAAACCCGACTTATTCAAGAGAGTGAATACAATGAAACCCTTTTATTTGAAGCTGTAAAAGAACCTGAAACTTATAAGGTTACAAAACTTTTAATCGAATTAGGAGCTAATGTGAATTTTGTCACCCCAAGAACTCCTTTAGATGATGCAAGAGGATCTAGAAATAAAAAACTTTTAAAAGATGCAGGAGCAATGACTTCAGCTCAACTTGATAAAAAATACAATATATACTGGGATAGCAAAGAGTGTGAAAAAGATAAAAGCTATATGGAAAAATACTGTAAACTTTTAAACGATGCCATAAAAAAAGCCAAGGAGAATGAGTAG
- a CDS encoding DUF1911 domain-containing protein, translated as MVRNIKKDEAYFTKHIIKCEEDIKKSEKIFLELPFGDRQTCIFCIEDGKKCIALDKYSRGDDINIVKKDLEALMLLKEKNRLETGLDIGYYRGNAIELCVRVLLDMDTTCLLKLIEEDERKRRDILNRDWFLHFIGSKGKNLNLERKCVCKEHELIKDFIATQDIEFLHKYMKKHTRLRDPLDTWDLEGATIVKLMNLDKEEFKQYKYFPYDLI; from the coding sequence ATGGTAAGAAATATTAAGAAAGATGAAGCGTATTTTACAAAACATATAATAAAGTGTGAAGAAGATATCAAGAAATCCGAAAAAATATTTTTAGAACTTCCTTTTGGAGATAGACAAACTTGTATTTTTTGTATAGAAGATGGAAAAAAATGTATTGCTTTAGATAAATACTCTCGCGGTGATGATATAAACATAGTTAAAAAAGATTTAGAAGCACTTATGCTATTAAAAGAAAAAAATCGTTTAGAAACAGGATTAGATATTGGCTATTACAGGGGAAATGCTATTGAGCTTTGCGTTAGAGTATTATTAGATATGGATACTACTTGTTTGTTAAAATTAATAGAAGAAGATGAGAGAAAAAGAAGGGACATACTCAATAGAGATTGGTTTTTACATTTTATAGGATCTAAGGGTAAGAATTTAAATTTAGAACGCAAATGTGTTTGCAAAGAACATGAACTGATTAAAGATTTTATAGCCACACAAGATATTGAGTTTTTACATAAATATATGAAAAAACATACAAGGTTAAGGGATCCTTTAGATACCTGGGATCTTGAAGGTGCTACAATTGTAAAACTAATGAATTTGGATAAAGAAGAATTTAAACAGTATAAATACTTTCCTTATGATTTAATATAA
- a CDS encoding ankyrin repeat domain-containing protein, with amino-acid sequence MKTLEDIKAMNYQEKDELEDLVLEAIDDNNLAKVKDILKDYPVKISCYELNIKDEDGDFPLFDPYYLIVRAAFACEENNNDFSILDYLFDEYGLSLKDPKYNFAFPDMKYIKEANEKYILMKKVEENSIIYQKALIYAYILGTKNPNSQIIQYLVNRGAKFEVHKDGFGWTPMHFWVMQNNYELLELAIKGGANVDIQTRLIQESEYNETLLFEAVKEPETYRVTKLLIELGANVNFATPRTPLDDARGSRNKKLLKDAGAMTSEQIRKKYNLPAYDSSHCEIDGKTDFDLLGKYRDECSKLLNDAIKKAKENE; translated from the coding sequence ATGAAAACATTAGAAGATATCAAAGCTATGAACTATCAAGAAAAAGATGAATTAGAAGATCTAGTTCTTGAAGCTATAGATGATAATAATTTAGCCAAGGTAAAAGATATTTTAAAAGATTATCCTGTAAAAATATCTTGTTATGAGCTTAATATCAAAGATGAGGATGGAGACTTCCCTTTATTTGATCCTTATTATTTGATAGTAAGAGCTGCATTTGCTTGCGAAGAAAATAATAATGATTTTTCTATTTTAGATTATTTATTTGATGAGTATGGATTAAGTTTAAAAGATCCTAAATATAATTTTGCTTTTCCCGACATGAAATACATCAAAGAAGCTAATGAAAAATACATCTTAATGAAAAAAGTAGAAGAAAACAGCATTATTTATCAAAAAGCTCTAATCTACGCATATATACTAGGCACTAAAAACCCAAATTCTCAAATCATACAATATCTAGTCAATCGTGGAGCTAAATTTGAAGTGCATAAAGATGGCTTTGGTTGGACTCCTATGCATTTTTGGGTTATGCAGAATAATTATGAATTATTAGAACTAGCTATTAAAGGAGGAGCTAATGTGGATATACAAACCCGACTTATTCAAGAGAGTGAATACAATGAAACCCTTTTATTTGAAGCTGTAAAAGAACCTGAAACTTATAGGGTTACAAAACTTTTAATCGAACTAGGAGCTAATGTGAATTTTGCTACCCCAAGAACTCCTTTAGATGATGCAAGAGGATCTAGAAATAAAAAACTTTTAAAAGATGCAGGAGCAATGACTTCAGAGCAAATCAGAAAAAAATATAATTTACCAGCATATGATTCTTCTCATTGTGAAATTGATGGAAAAACTGACTTTGATTTATTGGGTAAATATCGTGATGAATGCTCTAAACTTTTAAACGATGCTATAAAAAAAGCCAAGGAGAATGAGTAG
- a CDS encoding ankyrin repeat domain-containing protein, which yields MKTLEDIKAMSFEEKMQIQKQLFDFISNNDLENVKNLLKDYPIKESFYEAHFTYHHNNEDYELSLFDPAASLLKAAYACEENNNDFSILDYLFDEYGLSLKDPKYNFAFPDMKYIKEANEKYILMKKVEENSIIYQKALIYAYILGTKNPNSQIIQYLVNRGAKFEVHKDGFGWTPMHFWVMQNNYELLELAIKGGANVDIQTRLIQESEYNETLLFEAVKEPETYRVTKLLIELGANVNFATPRTPLDDARGSRNKKLLKDAGAMTSEQIRKKYNLPAYDSSHCEIDGKTDFDLLGKYRDECSKLLNDAIKKAKENE from the coding sequence ATGAAAACATTAGAAGATATCAAAGCTATGAGTTTTGAAGAAAAAATGCAAATTCAAAAACAATTATTTGATTTTATTAGTAATAATGACTTGGAAAATGTTAAAAATCTTTTAAAAGATTATCCCATAAAAGAAAGCTTTTATGAGGCACATTTTACATACCATCATAATAATGAAGATTACGAGCTATCTTTATTTGATCCAGCAGCGAGCTTGCTGAAAGCTGCATATGCTTGCGAAGAAAATAATAATGATTTTTCTATTTTAGATTATTTATTTGATGAGTATGGATTAAGTTTAAAAGATCCTAAATATAATTTTGCTTTTCCCGACATGAAATACATCAAAGAAGCTAATGAAAAATACATCTTAATGAAAAAAGTAGAAGAAAACAGCATTATTTATCAAAAAGCTCTAATCTACGCATATATACTAGGCACTAAAAACCCAAATTCTCAAATCATACAATATCTAGTCAATCGTGGAGCTAAATTTGAAGTGCATAAAGATGGCTTTGGTTGGACTCCTATGCATTTTTGGGTTATGCAGAATAATTATGAATTATTAGAACTAGCTATTAAAGGAGGAGCTAATGTGGATATACAAACCCGACTTATTCAAGAGAGTGAATACAATGAAACCCTTTTATTTGAAGCTGTAAAAGAACCTGAAACTTATAGGGTTACAAAACTTTTAATCGAACTAGGAGCTAATGTGAATTTTGCTACCCCAAGAACTCCTTTAGATGATGCAAGAGGATCTAGAAATAAAAAACTTTTAAAAGATGCAGGAGCAATGACTTCAGAGCAAATCAGAAAAAAATATAATTTACCAGCATATGATTCTTCTCATTGTGAAATTGATGGAAAAACTGACTTTGATTTATTGGGTAAATATCGTGATGAATGCTCTAAACTTTTAAACGATGCTATAAAAAAAGCCAAGGAGAATGAGTAG
- a CDS encoding AHH domain-containing protein: MVKKRKITLARIEDINISPDTSCMHPILEDNTLLCIHGGKVKLKAKNAKRIKSDNTPIMLHNEIQGASISGCVNPPIAGGPCTKVALVLAYTYSNHKVNHKHSVLQMGLIGVSNKGYPILAIPKKNKIKFALTKIQANPLAKIKWDKIKWEGMESHNKQQPIQTHHIATDKNKRFTKEFRKITKKYNLELDGDWNKVKMPHRGRHPNEYHEYILEKMSKIDKIARGDKDKFLKEFEKLKEEIKNNPVLLHKEYYKERN; this comes from the coding sequence ATGGTTAAAAAAAGAAAAATCACTCTTGCTAGAATAGAAGATATTAATATAAGTCCTGATACTTCTTGTATGCATCCTATATTAGAAGATAATACTTTATTATGCATACATGGAGGTAAGGTTAAGTTAAAAGCAAAGAATGCTAAAAGGATAAAATCAGATAATACTCCCATTATGCTTCATAATGAAATACAAGGAGCTAGTATAAGTGGATGTGTAAATCCACCTATAGCAGGAGGACCTTGCACTAAAGTAGCTTTAGTATTGGCTTATACTTATTCCAATCATAAAGTAAATCATAAACATTCTGTTTTACAAATGGGTTTAATAGGAGTAAGTAATAAAGGTTATCCTATACTAGCTATACCTAAGAAAAATAAGATTAAATTTGCTCTAACTAAAATACAAGCTAATCCTCTTGCTAAGATTAAATGGGACAAGATAAAATGGGAAGGGATGGAAAGCCACAACAAACAACAACCAATTCAAACCCATCACATTGCTACCGATAAAAATAAAAGATTTACTAAAGAATTTCGAAAAATAACAAAAAAATATAACTTGGAATTGGATGGAGATTGGAACAAAGTTAAAATGCCACATCGTGGAAGACATCCTAATGAATATCACGAATATATTCTTGAAAAAATGAGTAAAATTGATAAAATAGCTAGAGGAGATAAGGATAAATTCTTAAAAGAATTTGAAAAACTAAAAGAAGAAATCAAAAATAATCCTGTTTTACTTCATAAAGAATACTATAAGGAGAGAAATTAA
- a CDS encoding ankyrin repeat domain-containing protein gives MKTLEDIKAMSFEEKMQIQKQLFDFISNNDLENVKNLLKDYPIKESFYEAHFKKQNSKDDLSLFDPCTTIVRAAFTCGNYDNDFSILDYLFDEYGLSLKDPKYNLRFVDMKYIKEANEKYILMKKVEENSIIYQNALIYAYILNAKNPNSQIIQYLVNRGAKFEVHKDDFGWTPMHFWVMQNNYELLELAIKGGANVDIQTRLIQESEYNETLLFEAVKEPETYKVTKLLIELGANVNFVTPRTPLDDARGSRNKKLLKDAGAMTSAQLDKKYNIYWDSKECEKDKSYMEKYCKLLNDAIKKAKENE, from the coding sequence ATGAAAACATTAGAAGATATCAAAGCTATGAGTTTTGAAGAAAAAATGCAAATTCAAAAACAATTATTTGATTTTATTAGTAATAATGACTTGGAAAATGTTAAAAATCTTTTAAAAGATTATCCCATAAAAGAAAGCTTTTATGAGGCACATTTTAAAAAACAAAACAGCAAGGATGATTTGTCTTTGTTTGATCCTTGCACAACTATAGTAAGAGCTGCATTTACTTGTGGAAATTATGATAATGATTTTTCTATTTTAGATTATTTATTTGATGAGTATGGATTAAGTTTAAAAGATCCTAAATACAATCTTCGCTTTGTAGATATGAAATACATCAAAGAAGCTAATGAAAAATACATCTTAATGAAAAAAGTAGAAGAAAACAGCATTATTTATCAAAACGCTCTAATCTACGCATATATACTCAATGCTAAAAACCCAAATTCTCAAATCATACAATATCTAGTCAATCGTGGAGCTAAATTTGAAGTGCATAAAGATGACTTTGGTTGGACTCCTATGCATTTTTGGGTTATGCAGAATAATTATGAATTATTAGAACTAGCTATTAAAGGAGGAGCTAATGTGGATATACAAACCCGACTTATTCAAGAGAGTGAATACAATGAAACCCTTTTATTTGAAGCTGTAAAAGAACCTGAAACTTATAAGGTTACAAAACTTTTAATCGAATTAGGAGCTAATGTGAATTTTGTCACCCCAAGAACTCCTTTAGATGATGCAAGAGGATCTAGAAATAAAAAACTTTTAAAAGATGCAGGAGCAATGACTTCAGCTCAACTTGATAAAAAATACAATATATACTGGGATAGCAAAGAGTGTGAAAAAGATAAAAGCTATATGGAAAAATACTGTAAACTTTTAAACGATGCCATAAAAAAAGCCAAGGAGAATGAGTAG